In Burkholderia sp. NRF60-BP8, a single window of DNA contains:
- the clpA gene encoding ATP-dependent Clp protease ATP-binding subunit ClpA: protein MIAQELEVSLHMAFMEARQARHEFITVEHLLLALLDNPTAAEVLRACAANIEDLRQNLRNFIHDNTPTVPGTDDVDTQPTLGFQRVIQRAIMHVQSTSNGKKEVTGANVLVAIFGEKDSHAVYYLQQQGVTRLDVVNFISHGIAKTNSGEAAKSADANAESEDANAQKETPLAQFTQNLNQMAKDGRIDPLIGREPEVERVVQVLCRRRKNNPLLVGEAGVGKTAIAEGLAYRITRGEVPDILANAQVYSLDMGALLAGTKYRGDFEQRLKTVLKELKERPHAILFIDEIHTLIGAGAASGGTLDASNLLKPALSSGTLKCIGATTFTEYRGIFEKDAALSRRFQKVDVTEPSVEQTVAILRGLKSRFEEHHGVKYSSGALSAAAELSARFITDRHLPDKAIDVIDEAGAAQRILPKSKQKKTIGKSEIEEIISKIARVPAQSVSQDDRSKLQTLDRDLKSVVFGQDPAIDALAASIKMARAGLGKMDKPIGAFLFSGPTGVGKTEVARQLAFTLGIELIRFDMSEYMERHAVSRLIGAPPGYVGFDQGGLLTEAVTKKPHCVLLLDEIEKAHPDIFNVLLQVMDHGTLTDNNGRKADFRNVIIIMTTNAGAESMQKATIGFTTRRETGDEMTDIKRLFTPEFRNRLDAIISFRSLDEEIIMRVVDKFLIQLEEQLHEKKVDALFTDALRKHLAKHGFDPLMGARPMQRLIQDTIRRALADELLFGKLLNGGHVTVDVDEADKVQLSFDKLANPPHKPNEETVEVE, encoded by the coding sequence ATGATTGCCCAGGAATTGGAAGTCAGCCTGCACATGGCGTTCATGGAAGCACGCCAGGCGCGCCATGAGTTCATTACGGTCGAGCATCTGCTGCTGGCCCTGCTGGATAATCCGACGGCGGCCGAGGTGTTGCGCGCGTGCGCGGCAAACATCGAGGACCTGCGTCAGAACCTGCGCAATTTCATCCACGACAACACACCTACCGTCCCGGGCACCGACGATGTCGATACCCAGCCGACGCTCGGTTTCCAGCGCGTGATCCAGCGCGCGATCATGCACGTCCAGTCGACGTCGAACGGCAAGAAGGAAGTGACCGGCGCGAACGTGCTGGTCGCGATCTTCGGCGAGAAGGATTCGCACGCCGTTTACTACCTGCAGCAGCAGGGCGTCACGCGCCTCGACGTGGTGAACTTCATTTCGCACGGCATCGCGAAGACGAACAGCGGCGAAGCCGCGAAGTCGGCCGACGCGAATGCGGAAAGCGAAGACGCGAACGCGCAGAAGGAAACGCCGCTCGCGCAGTTCACGCAGAACCTGAACCAGATGGCGAAGGACGGCCGCATCGATCCGCTGATCGGTCGCGAGCCCGAGGTCGAGCGCGTCGTGCAGGTGCTGTGCCGCCGCCGCAAGAACAATCCGCTGCTCGTCGGCGAAGCCGGCGTCGGCAAGACCGCGATCGCGGAAGGGCTCGCGTATCGGATCACGCGCGGCGAGGTGCCGGACATCCTCGCGAACGCGCAGGTGTACTCGCTCGACATGGGCGCGTTGCTGGCAGGCACCAAGTATCGCGGCGATTTCGAGCAGCGTCTGAAGACGGTGCTGAAGGAGCTGAAGGAGCGCCCGCACGCGATCCTGTTCATCGACGAAATCCATACGCTGATCGGCGCGGGCGCCGCATCGGGCGGCACGCTCGACGCATCGAACCTGCTGAAGCCGGCGCTGTCGTCGGGCACGCTCAAGTGCATCGGCGCGACCACGTTCACCGAATATCGCGGGATCTTCGAGAAGGATGCGGCGCTGTCGCGGCGCTTCCAGAAGGTCGACGTGACGGAGCCGAGCGTCGAGCAGACGGTCGCGATCCTGCGCGGGCTGAAGTCGCGCTTCGAGGAGCACCACGGCGTCAAGTATTCGTCGGGCGCGCTGTCGGCCGCGGCCGAACTGTCGGCGCGCTTCATCACCGACCGTCACCTGCCGGACAAGGCGATCGACGTGATCGACGAAGCGGGCGCCGCGCAGCGCATCCTGCCGAAGTCGAAGCAGAAGAAGACGATCGGCAAGAGCGAGATCGAGGAAATCATCTCGAAGATCGCGCGCGTGCCGGCGCAAAGCGTGTCGCAGGACGACCGCAGCAAGCTGCAGACGCTCGATCGCGACCTGAAGAGCGTCGTGTTCGGCCAGGATCCGGCGATCGACGCGCTCGCGGCGTCGATCAAGATGGCGCGCGCGGGCCTCGGCAAGATGGACAAGCCGATCGGCGCGTTCCTGTTCTCCGGCCCGACGGGCGTCGGCAAGACCGAAGTGGCGCGTCAGCTCGCGTTCACGCTCGGCATCGAGCTGATCCGCTTCGACATGTCGGAATACATGGAGCGTCATGCGGTCAGCCGGCTGATCGGCGCGCCGCCTGGCTATGTCGGGTTCGACCAGGGCGGGCTCTTGACCGAAGCCGTCACGAAGAAGCCGCATTGCGTGCTGCTGCTCGACGAAATCGAGAAGGCGCATCCGGACATCTTCAACGTGCTGCTGCAGGTGATGGACCACGGCACGCTGACGGACAACAACGGCCGCAAGGCGGATTTCCGCAACGTCATCATCATCATGACGACGAATGCGGGCGCCGAATCGATGCAGAAGGCGACGATCGGCTTCACGACGCGCCGCGAAACCGGCGACGAGATGACGGACATCAAGCGGCTGTTCACGCCGGAGTTCCGCAACCGTCTGGATGCGATCATCAGCTTCCGCTCGCTCGATGAGGAAATCATCATGCGCGTGGTCGACAAGTTCCTGATCCAGCTCGAGGAACAGTTGCACGAGAAGAAGGTCGACGCGCTCTTCACCGACGCGTTGCGCAAGCATCTCGCGAAGCACGGTTTCGACCCGCTGATGGGTGCGCGGCCGATGCAGCGGCTGATCCAGGACACGATCCGGCGCGCGCTGGCCGACGAACTGCTGTTCGGCAAGCTGCTGAACGGCGGCCACGTGACGGTCGACGTCGACGAGGCCGACAAGGTGCAGTTGTCGTTCGACAAGCTGGCGAATCCGCCGCACAAGCCGAACGAAGAGACGGTCGAAGTCGAGTAA
- the clpS gene encoding ATP-dependent Clp protease adapter ClpS, with product MAIIPDKQDSTVLERKQQKLKPPSMYKVVLLNDDFTPMEFVVMVVQEYFKKDRETATQIMLKVHREGRGVCGVYTRDIASTKVEQVVTHARQAGHPLQCVMEEA from the coding sequence ATGGCGATTATCCCGGACAAGCAGGACAGCACCGTCCTGGAACGCAAGCAGCAGAAGCTCAAGCCGCCTTCGATGTACAAGGTGGTGCTGCTGAACGACGATTTCACGCCGATGGAATTCGTCGTGATGGTGGTCCAGGAGTATTTCAAGAAGGATCGCGAGACGGCCACGCAGATCATGCTGAAGGTCCATCGCGAAGGGCGAGGGGTTTGTGGGGTCTATACGCGGGACATCGCGTCGACCAAGGTTGAGCAAGTCGTTACCCATGCGCGGCAGGCAGGGCATCCGCTGCAGTGCGTGATGGAGGAAGCATGA
- a CDS encoding cold-shock protein produces the protein MATGIVKWFNDAKGFGFITPDEGGEDLFAHFSAISMNGFKTLKEGQKVSFDVVQGPKGKQASNIQAA, from the coding sequence ATGGCAACTGGTATCGTTAAGTGGTTCAACGACGCGAAGGGCTTCGGCTTCATCACTCCCGACGAGGGCGGTGAGGATCTGTTTGCGCACTTCTCGGCTATCAGCATGAATGGTTTCAAGACGCTGAAGGAAGGCCAGAAGGTGAGCTTTGACGTCGTTCAAGGGCCGAAGGGCAAGCAAGCGTCGAACATCCAGGCCGCATAA
- a CDS encoding amino acid permease — MTQQQRSFDDIVAREQGLRHALTSGQMAMIAIGGAIGTGLFLGSGFAIGLAGPSVLVSYAIGALIALLLMGALAEMTVAHPTAGSFGAYAEHYVGPLAGFLVRYAYWFAVVFAIGTEISAIAVFMKYWFPAVPGWYWVIGFSALLIAVNLASVTLYGTVEYAFSLLKIAAIVVFIVLGGYLVWSAPAAAGIGFANYTAHGGFMPKGPWGTWVAVIVAIFSYMSIEAVAIAAGEARDPQHAVTRAFRSTVFRLVLFYLLTLALMLAIVPWTQAGTDESPFVKVMAATHVPYAAGVINFVLLIAALSAMNSQLYVTTRMMFSLSRARLAPAVFGRLGANGVPRAALWISTSGVAVAAVLVALAPDTAFTVMMAIAMFGALFTWLMIFVTHLRFRSRYRGPALAFRMWGHPFGSLLGAGLVAAILLTTAFTREFRMTMVVGVVFVVLLTLAYALHYRHQHAR, encoded by the coding sequence GTGACACAACAACAACGGTCGTTCGACGATATCGTCGCGCGCGAACAAGGGTTGCGCCATGCGCTGACGTCGGGGCAGATGGCGATGATCGCGATCGGCGGCGCGATCGGCACGGGGCTGTTCCTCGGCAGCGGGTTCGCGATCGGGCTCGCCGGCCCGAGCGTGCTGGTTTCCTATGCGATCGGCGCGCTGATCGCGTTGCTGCTGATGGGCGCGCTCGCGGAAATGACCGTCGCGCATCCGACGGCCGGCTCGTTCGGTGCGTACGCCGAGCACTACGTCGGCCCGCTCGCGGGTTTTCTCGTGCGTTATGCGTACTGGTTCGCGGTCGTGTTCGCGATCGGCACCGAGATCAGCGCGATCGCCGTGTTCATGAAGTACTGGTTCCCGGCCGTGCCCGGCTGGTACTGGGTGATCGGCTTCTCCGCGCTGCTGATCGCGGTGAACCTCGCGAGCGTGACGTTGTACGGGACGGTCGAATACGCGTTTTCGCTGCTGAAGATTGCGGCGATCGTCGTGTTCATCGTGCTGGGCGGCTATCTCGTCTGGTCGGCGCCGGCCGCAGCGGGCATCGGTTTCGCGAACTACACCGCGCACGGCGGCTTCATGCCGAAGGGGCCGTGGGGTACGTGGGTCGCGGTGATCGTCGCGATCTTCAGCTACATGAGCATCGAAGCCGTCGCGATCGCGGCCGGCGAGGCGCGCGATCCGCAGCACGCGGTCACGCGCGCATTTCGCTCGACCGTGTTCCGGCTCGTGCTGTTCTACCTGTTGACACTCGCGCTGATGCTCGCGATCGTGCCGTGGACGCAGGCCGGCACCGACGAAAGCCCGTTCGTGAAGGTGATGGCCGCGACGCACGTGCCGTACGCGGCGGGCGTGATCAATTTCGTGCTGCTGATCGCGGCGCTGTCGGCGATGAACAGTCAGCTGTACGTGACGACGCGGATGATGTTCAGCCTGTCGCGCGCGCGCCTCGCGCCCGCGGTGTTCGGCCGGCTCGGCGCGAACGGCGTACCGCGCGCGGCGCTGTGGATTTCGACGAGCGGCGTCGCGGTGGCGGCCGTGCTGGTCGCGCTGGCGCCCGACACCGCCTTCACGGTGATGATGGCGATCGCGATGTTCGGCGCGCTGTTCACATGGCTGATGATCTTCGTCACGCATCTGCGGTTCCGTTCGCGGTATCGCGGCCCCGCGCTCGCGTTCCGGATGTGGGGACACCCGTTCGGCAGCCTGCTCGGCGCGGGGCTCGTGGCCGCGATCCTGCTGACGACCGCTTTCACGCGCGAATTCCGGATGACGATGGTGGTCGGCGTCGTGTTCGTCGTGCTGCTGACGCTCGCCTACGCACTGCATTACCGGCACCAGCACGCGCGCTGA
- a CDS encoding COG4705 family protein, producing MNKLPEITLAFWIMKICATTLGETGGDLLSMTLNVGYAVSSILLFGFFVATLGAQLRTTRYRPAIYWAVIVATSTAGTTMSDFMDRTLGLGYAAGSSILVAILLAIFAVWRLSGESLSVDLIRTRKVELLYWIAILFSNTLGTALGDFLADSSGLGFGGGALLIGGLLAAIVLAHYFTRISGVLLFWAAFVLTRPFGATVGDLLTKPVAKGGLALGTVGSSAVLLGVLVAMVVYASIAQARRREPALARIAQPTGK from the coding sequence ATGAACAAACTTCCCGAAATCACGCTCGCGTTCTGGATCATGAAGATCTGCGCGACGACGCTTGGCGAAACGGGCGGCGACTTGCTGTCGATGACGCTGAACGTCGGCTACGCGGTGAGCTCGATCCTGCTGTTCGGTTTCTTCGTCGCGACGCTGGGCGCCCAGCTCAGGACGACGCGCTATCGCCCGGCGATCTACTGGGCCGTGATCGTCGCGACGAGCACGGCCGGCACGACGATGTCCGACTTCATGGATCGCACGCTCGGCCTCGGCTATGCGGCCGGCTCGTCGATTCTGGTCGCGATCCTGCTGGCGATCTTCGCGGTCTGGCGGCTCAGCGGCGAATCGCTGTCGGTCGACCTGATCCGTACGCGTAAGGTCGAGCTGCTGTACTGGATCGCGATCCTGTTCTCGAACACGCTCGGCACCGCGCTCGGCGACTTCCTCGCCGACAGCTCGGGGCTTGGCTTCGGCGGCGGCGCATTGCTGATCGGCGGCCTGCTGGCGGCGATCGTGCTCGCGCACTACTTCACGCGCATTTCCGGCGTGCTGCTGTTCTGGGCCGCGTTCGTGCTCACCCGTCCGTTCGGTGCGACGGTCGGCGACTTGCTGACGAAGCCGGTCGCAAAGGGCGGCCTTGCGCTCGGCACGGTCGGCTCGTCCGCCGTGCTGCTCGGCGTGCTGGTCGCGATGGTCGTCTATGCGAGCA
- a CDS encoding multicopper oxidase family protein, producing the protein MRRRTFLSHAVGVAAASLCARTAWAQHAGHAGMAGMDSMSDMPGMSGMPGMSAHAQHGQSAPVALAAADALPAGAPLATLRTLANESREPGTFRATLVAQPVARPMLHGARPTPFWQFGAGTQGPVVGPLIDVREGDTVEIRFVNKLPQPSTIHWHGLPVPPDQDGNPSDPVAPGASRVYRFTLPKGSAGTYWYHPHPHMMTAEQVFRGLAGPFVVRAADDPLAGWPERHLFVSDLKLARDGTIAPNDMMDWMNGREGQFVLINGARRPHIDVAGDERWRVWNACSARYLRIAFDDGRAFEHVGTDGGLFDAPRRATSLLIAPGERAELLVRAGDRASRAVLQAAEYDRRKMAMSHDDGHGSLPPDPALALADVAFAPAEARAVPATLRAVRPLGEPVAHKTVAFGEEMDMDAMMSGATHGRPAGMRFTINGDTYAPHRATLTSRRGDVERWEIRNTTDMDHPFHLHGTQFQVIERASAGSRTSEPFRAWRDTVNVRSGETVSILVTQDMPGERMFHCHILEHEDLGMMGTLKVV; encoded by the coding sequence ATGAGACGGAGAACCTTCCTGTCGCACGCCGTCGGCGTCGCAGCCGCGTCGCTATGCGCACGCACTGCGTGGGCGCAGCATGCCGGGCACGCGGGCATGGCCGGCATGGATTCGATGAGCGACATGCCGGGCATGTCGGGTATGCCGGGGATGTCGGCGCACGCGCAGCACGGTCAGTCCGCGCCGGTCGCGCTCGCGGCAGCCGACGCGCTGCCGGCCGGCGCGCCGCTCGCGACGTTGCGTACGCTGGCCAACGAAAGTCGTGAGCCCGGCACGTTTCGCGCCACGTTGGTGGCGCAGCCCGTCGCGCGTCCGATGCTGCACGGTGCGCGGCCGACCCCCTTCTGGCAGTTCGGCGCGGGCACGCAAGGCCCCGTCGTCGGCCCGCTGATCGACGTGCGCGAGGGCGATACGGTCGAGATCCGGTTCGTGAACAAGCTGCCGCAGCCGTCGACGATCCACTGGCACGGCTTGCCCGTGCCGCCCGACCAGGACGGCAACCCGTCCGATCCCGTCGCGCCCGGCGCGTCGCGCGTATATCGCTTCACGCTGCCGAAGGGCAGCGCCGGCACCTACTGGTACCACCCGCATCCGCACATGATGACCGCCGAGCAGGTGTTCCGCGGGCTGGCCGGCCCGTTCGTCGTGCGCGCCGCCGACGATCCGCTTGCCGGCTGGCCCGAGCGCCACCTGTTCGTGTCGGACCTGAAGCTTGCGCGCGACGGCACAATTGCGCCGAACGACATGATGGACTGGATGAACGGCCGTGAAGGCCAGTTCGTGCTGATCAACGGCGCGCGTCGGCCGCACATCGACGTCGCGGGCGACGAACGCTGGCGTGTCTGGAACGCGTGCAGCGCACGCTACCTGCGTATCGCATTCGACGACGGCCGCGCGTTCGAGCACGTGGGCACCGACGGCGGGTTGTTCGACGCGCCGCGGCGCGCGACGTCGCTGCTGATTGCGCCGGGCGAGCGCGCGGAGCTGTTGGTGCGCGCCGGCGACCGCGCGTCGCGCGCGGTGCTGCAGGCGGCCGAGTACGACCGCCGCAAGATGGCTATGTCGCACGACGACGGCCACGGCAGCCTGCCGCCCGATCCGGCGCTGGCGCTGGCCGATGTCGCGTTTGCGCCCGCCGAGGCCCGTGCGGTGCCTGCCACGCTGCGCGCGGTGCGGCCGCTGGGCGAACCGGTGGCGCACAAGACGGTCGCGTTCGGCGAGGAAATGGACATGGACGCGATGATGAGCGGCGCGACGCACGGCCGCCCGGCCGGCATGCGCTTCACGATCAACGGCGACACCTACGCGCCGCACCGCGCGACGCTGACGAGCCGTCGCGGCGACGTCGAGCGCTGGGAGATCCGCAATACGACGGACATGGATCACCCGTTCCATCTGCACGGCACGCAGTTTCAGGTCATCGAGCGGGCGTCGGCCGGTTCGCGCACGAGCGAACCGTTCCGCGCGTGGCGCGATACCGTGAACGTGCGCAGCGGTGAAACCGTGTCGATTCTCGTCACGCAAGACATGCCTGGAGAGCGCATGTTTCACTGCCACATTCTCGAACACGAAGATCTCGGCATGATGGGTACGTTGAAGGTCGTGTAA